The following coding sequences are from one Luteimonas sp. S4-F44 window:
- a CDS encoding DcaP family trimeric outer membrane transporter, translating into MTQTIAAQARPRLLTAAVLVALALPGAAFAQTAKERELEARIAQLESQVQALLGQQQQTAAQVQEVRTAQAAAPAVAAAPIPAGSQPIQATTITPQANPGTKFTVGGMIRIDGMATKTTDGDIAKGTAGRDFYVPGAIPVGGEGPDTYMDAHAKFSRLWFDASTVLDSGDKLGARVEMDFFGGTLGNSAATNTYGATLRHAYLTYNNWLVGQTWSNFMDTNALIDAVDFVGPTDAVVFVRQPQVRYTSGPWTVSIESPETTVQPFGGAARIIAGDNSAIPDVIARYTHKADWGHVSVAGMARQLKYEPAPGLDSTDTGFGATVSGLVKLGDSTDIRYQVSGGEGIGRYIGLATIQQDAMVDAAGNIDALGGWAGYFGVRQVFSPSVRGNLYYARSQWDNDTAWTGLGVTRKVHSVHANVIWSPVPKLDFGVEAIWGERTLESGVDGELMRLHTMARYSF; encoded by the coding sequence ATGACACAGACCATCGCCGCGCAGGCCAGGCCGCGCCTGCTCACGGCCGCCGTGCTCGTCGCGCTCGCACTGCCGGGCGCCGCATTTGCGCAAACCGCCAAGGAGCGCGAGCTCGAGGCGCGGATCGCGCAACTCGAATCGCAGGTGCAGGCGCTGCTCGGGCAACAGCAGCAGACCGCCGCGCAGGTGCAGGAAGTGCGCACCGCGCAGGCGGCCGCGCCGGCGGTCGCCGCGGCACCGATCCCGGCCGGCAGCCAGCCGATCCAAGCCACCACGATCACCCCGCAGGCCAATCCGGGCACCAAGTTCACCGTCGGCGGCATGATCCGCATCGATGGCATGGCCACCAAAACCACCGACGGCGACATCGCCAAGGGCACCGCCGGCCGCGACTTCTACGTGCCCGGCGCGATCCCGGTCGGCGGCGAAGGCCCGGACACCTACATGGACGCGCACGCGAAGTTCTCGCGGCTGTGGTTCGACGCCAGCACCGTGCTCGACTCGGGCGACAAGCTCGGCGCGCGCGTGGAGATGGACTTCTTCGGCGGCACGCTCGGCAACTCGGCGGCGACCAACACCTACGGCGCCACGCTGCGCCACGCCTATCTGACCTACAACAACTGGCTGGTCGGCCAGACCTGGTCGAACTTCATGGACACCAACGCGTTGATCGACGCGGTGGACTTCGTCGGCCCGACCGACGCAGTCGTGTTCGTGCGCCAGCCGCAGGTCCGTTACACCAGCGGCCCGTGGACGGTATCGATCGAAAGCCCGGAGACGACGGTGCAGCCCTTCGGCGGCGCGGCGCGGATCATCGCCGGCGACAACAGCGCGATCCCCGACGTTATCGCCCGCTACACCCACAAGGCCGACTGGGGCCACGTGAGCGTCGCCGGCATGGCGCGCCAGCTCAAGTACGAGCCCGCGCCGGGCCTGGACAGCACCGATACCGGCTTTGGCGCGACCGTCAGCGGCCTGGTCAAGCTGGGCGACAGCACCGACATCCGCTACCAGGTCAGCGGTGGCGAGGGCATCGGCCGCTACATCGGTCTGGCGACGATCCAGCAGGACGCGATGGTCGACGCCGCCGGCAACATCGACGCGCTCGGTGGCTGGGCCGGCTATTTCGGCGTGCGCCAGGTGTTCAGCCCGTCGGTGCGCGGCAATCTGTATTACGCCCGCTCGCAGTGGGACAACGACACCGCCTGGACGGGCCTGGGTGTGACCCGCAAGGTGCATTCGGTGCACGCCAATGTGATCTGGTCGCCGGTGCCCAAGCTCGACTTCGGCGTCGAGGCGATCTGGGGCGAACGCACGCTCGAATCGGGCGTCGACGGCGAGCTGATGCGTCTGCACACGATGGCCCGCTACTCGTTCTGA
- a CDS encoding amidohydrolase family protein — protein sequence MSRAVSTRRVGRTIARLLCVGALVAATLPVVAQDVLIRGATVHTAGAQGTLREADVLVRGGRIAAVGPGLSAAGVPVVEAGGRPLTPTLFGGVTGIGIEEVSGERGTRDDRLSLGRAEDMVVRPEFDVTLAFNPDSIVIPVARVEGIGFTLLSAGNANAIVGGQGAAMRLDGSVDPAGPKVLYLALGSAGAEQSGQSRAAQWMLLDQLIDEARGRLPTDSHVASLTPAGKRALTRYLDGQGTIVVGVNRAADIRQLLRWRKRHGLRIAIRGGAEAWKLAPELAAAGVPVFVDPLVNLPSDFDQIGATLENAARLHAAGVRVGFAQASDASHNARKLRQLAGNAVAHGLPWEAGLAGLTRVPAETFGVDAAIGTIAVGRTADLVLWSGDPLDVAYTADQVWFGGRAIEMRSRQTELRDRYLPPAVPANEGGLPRAYRHR from the coding sequence ATGAGCCGCGCTGTCTCCACCCGGCGCGTCGGGCGCACGATCGCGCGCCTGCTGTGCGTAGGCGCACTCGTCGCCGCCACGCTGCCGGTCGTCGCGCAGGACGTGCTGATCCGCGGCGCGACGGTCCACACCGCCGGTGCCCAGGGCACGCTACGCGAGGCCGACGTGCTGGTGCGCGGCGGCCGCATCGCCGCGGTCGGCCCAGGGCTGTCGGCGGCCGGCGTGCCGGTCGTCGAGGCCGGCGGGCGTCCGCTGACACCGACGCTGTTCGGCGGCGTGACCGGGATCGGCATCGAGGAGGTGTCGGGTGAGCGCGGCACCCGCGACGACCGCCTGTCTCTCGGCCGCGCCGAGGACATGGTCGTGCGTCCGGAGTTCGACGTCACGCTGGCGTTCAATCCCGACTCGATCGTGATCCCGGTCGCGCGCGTGGAAGGCATCGGCTTCACGCTGCTGTCGGCCGGCAACGCGAACGCGATCGTCGGCGGCCAGGGCGCGGCGATGCGCCTGGACGGCAGCGTCGATCCGGCCGGTCCGAAGGTGCTGTACCTGGCGCTGGGCAGCGCCGGCGCCGAGCAAAGCGGGCAGTCGCGCGCGGCGCAGTGGATGCTGCTGGACCAGTTGATCGACGAGGCGCGCGGCCGGCTGCCGACCGATTCGCACGTCGCGTCGCTGACGCCGGCCGGCAAGCGCGCACTGACGCGTTACCTCGACGGCCAGGGCACGATCGTCGTCGGCGTCAACCGCGCCGCCGACATCCGCCAACTGCTGCGCTGGCGCAAGCGCCACGGCCTGCGCATCGCGATCCGCGGCGGTGCCGAGGCCTGGAAGCTGGCGCCCGAACTCGCGGCCGCCGGCGTGCCGGTGTTCGTCGATCCGCTGGTCAACCTGCCGTCGGACTTCGACCAGATCGGTGCCACGCTCGAGAACGCCGCACGCCTGCACGCAGCCGGCGTGCGTGTCGGCTTCGCGCAGGCCAGCGACGCCTCGCACAACGCCCGCAAGCTGCGCCAGCTGGCCGGCAATGCGGTCGCCCACGGGCTGCCCTGGGAGGCCGGCCTGGCCGGACTGACACGTGTGCCGGCCGAGACCTTCGGCGTCGATGCGGCGATCGGCACGATCGCCGTTGGTCGCACCGCCGATCTGGTGCTGTGGTCGGGCGACCCGTTGGACGTCGCCTACACCGCGGACCAGGTGTGGTTCGGCGGCCGCGCGATCGAGATGCGCTCGCGCCAGACCGAACTGCGCGACCGCTACCTGCCGCCGGCAGTCCCGGCCAACGAGGGTGGCCTGCCGCGGGCCTACCGGCACCGTTGA
- a CDS encoding response regulator transcription factor produces the protein MTTLLIADDHPLFREALRGAIARAVPDARLREAHNVEALYAMVEAEPDADLLMLDLNMPGAQGFSALVHLRAQFPQLPVLMVSAREEPAVMRRALDHGAAGFVPKSADAETLGRAVAQVLDGDRFVPEAAVSAPAVSAGEHDVAARLRDLTPQQFRVLQMLGDGMLNKQIAYELGVSEATVKAHMTAVLRKLGASNRTQAVLIAGKLAVDPDVDGIPPDAR, from the coding sequence ATGACGACCCTGCTGATCGCCGATGACCATCCGCTGTTCCGCGAAGCCCTGCGCGGGGCGATCGCGCGCGCCGTGCCCGATGCCCGGCTGCGCGAGGCGCACAACGTCGAGGCGCTGTACGCGATGGTCGAGGCCGAGCCCGACGCCGATCTGTTGATGCTCGACCTCAACATGCCCGGCGCCCAGGGGTTCAGCGCACTGGTGCACCTGCGCGCGCAGTTCCCGCAACTGCCGGTGCTGATGGTGTCGGCGCGCGAGGAGCCGGCGGTGATGCGCCGGGCACTCGACCATGGTGCGGCCGGCTTCGTCCCGAAGTCGGCCGATGCCGAAACGCTGGGGCGCGCGGTCGCGCAGGTGCTCGACGGCGATCGTTTCGTCCCCGAGGCCGCGGTCTCGGCGCCGGCGGTCTCGGCCGGCGAACACGATGTCGCCGCGCGCCTGCGCGACCTCACGCCGCAGCAGTTCCGGGTGCTGCAGATGCTCGGCGATGGCATGCTCAACAAGCAGATCGCCTACGAGCTCGGCGTCTCCGAGGCCACGGTCAAGGCGCACATGACCGCAGTGCTGCGCAAGCTCGGCGCCTCCAACCGCACCCAGGCGGTGTTGATCGCCGGCAAGCTCGCCGTCGACCCCGACGTCGACGGCATCCCGCCCGACGCGCGCTGA
- a CDS encoding MFS transporter — translation MSSTTANAAPTGPLTKGHKKVIFASSLGTVFEWYDFYLYGSLAIIISRQFFSGVNETTGMIFTLLAFAAGFFVRPFGAAFFGSLGDRIGRKYTFLITILIMGISTFLVGVLPSYASIGVAAPVILIVLRLAQGLAMGGEYGGAATYVAEHAPPGKRGLYTSFIQTTATLGLFLSLAVILGCRWILGVEAFEDWGWRIPFLGSIVLLGISVWIRLQLSESPLFQEMKAQGKGSKMPFRDSLKDGNLKLMLLVLFGATAGQAVVWYAGQFYALFYLQSMLKVDLTVSYLLIAAALLLGTPFFLFFGWLSDRIGRKKIIMAGCLIAAITYIPIFKGITHYANPAIEEASTNSPAVVVADPKTCSFQFDPVGIRKFTSSCDVATAALTRAGVPYSVDPAPVGSLAQVHVGQTVVTSYEAEGLAGDALKAQQGEFGGALKAALTQAGYPEKAATDRINVPMTILLLWILVLYVTMVYGPIAAYLVELFPTRIRYTSMSLPYHIGNGWFGGFLPAISFALVAGTGNIYYGLWYPIGIAIMTLVIGTFFLRETRNVDITK, via the coding sequence ATGTCCAGCACGACCGCCAACGCGGCGCCTACGGGCCCGCTGACGAAGGGCCATAAGAAGGTCATCTTCGCATCCAGTCTCGGCACCGTCTTCGAGTGGTACGACTTCTATCTCTACGGTTCGCTTGCGATCATCATCTCGCGGCAGTTCTTCAGCGGCGTCAACGAAACCACCGGCATGATCTTCACGCTGCTGGCGTTCGCCGCGGGCTTTTTCGTGCGTCCGTTCGGCGCTGCCTTCTTCGGCAGCCTCGGCGACCGCATCGGACGCAAGTACACGTTCCTGATCACGATCCTGATCATGGGCATCTCCACGTTCCTGGTCGGCGTGCTACCCAGCTACGCGTCGATCGGCGTCGCCGCGCCGGTGATCCTGATCGTGCTGCGTCTGGCGCAGGGCCTGGCGATGGGCGGCGAGTACGGCGGCGCGGCGACCTACGTCGCCGAGCACGCCCCGCCCGGCAAGCGCGGGTTGTACACCAGCTTCATCCAGACCACCGCGACGCTGGGCCTGTTCCTGTCGCTGGCGGTGATCCTGGGCTGCCGCTGGATTCTCGGCGTCGAGGCGTTCGAGGACTGGGGCTGGCGCATTCCGTTCCTGGGCTCGATCGTGCTGCTGGGCATTTCGGTGTGGATCCGCCTGCAGCTGTCGGAGTCACCGCTGTTCCAGGAAATGAAGGCGCAGGGCAAGGGCTCGAAGATGCCGTTCCGCGATTCGCTCAAGGACGGCAATCTGAAGCTGATGCTGCTAGTGCTCTTCGGCGCGACCGCCGGCCAGGCCGTGGTCTGGTATGCGGGCCAGTTCTACGCGCTGTTCTACCTGCAGAGCATGCTCAAGGTGGACCTCACGGTGTCCTACCTACTGATCGCCGCGGCATTGCTGTTGGGCACGCCGTTCTTCCTTTTCTTCGGCTGGCTGTCGGACCGGATCGGTCGCAAGAAGATCATCATGGCCGGCTGCCTGATCGCCGCGATCACTTACATCCCGATCTTCAAGGGCATCACCCACTACGCCAACCCGGCGATCGAGGAAGCCAGCACCAACTCGCCGGCCGTCGTGGTCGCCGATCCCAAGACCTGCAGCTTCCAGTTCGATCCGGTGGGCATCCGCAAGTTCACCAGCTCGTGCGATGTCGCGACCGCCGCGCTGACCCGCGCCGGTGTGCCCTACAGCGTCGATCCGGCACCGGTCGGCTCGCTGGCCCAGGTGCATGTCGGTCAGACCGTCGTCACCTCCTATGAGGCCGAGGGGCTGGCGGGTGATGCGCTCAAGGCGCAGCAGGGCGAGTTCGGCGGCGCGCTGAAGGCGGCGCTGACCCAGGCCGGCTACCCGGAGAAGGCCGCCACCGATCGCATCAATGTGCCGATGACGATCCTGCTGCTGTGGATCCTGGTGCTCTACGTCACGATGGTCTACGGCCCGATCGCCGCCTACCTGGTCGAGCTGTTCCCCACCCGGATCCGCTACACCTCGATGTCGCTGCCCTACCACATCGGCAACGGCTGGTTCGGCGGCTTCCTGCCCGCGATCTCGTTCGCACTGGTGGCCGGCACGGGCAACATCTACTACGGCCTGTGGTATCCGATCGGCATCGCGATCATGACCCTGGTGATCGGCACGTTCTTCCTGCGCGAGACGCGAAACGTCGACATCACCAAGTAG
- the acs gene encoding acetate--CoA ligase → MSSPEERHPVPAGFAGPDTITQDDYARDYARSVQDPEAFWGEIAQRLDWYRPPTRIRDVSYDLSDFRIRWFDDGELNVSVNCLDRHLARNGDKTALIWEPDGPDTEARHISYRELHARVCRLANALRNLGIAKGDRVTIYLPMIVEAAVAMLACARIGAVHSVVFGGFSPNSIADRVGDCGSKLIITADEGMRGGKRVLLKANVDAALKLPGAQSVETVLVVRHTGGAVDMQMPRDRWYDAVVDGQPDTCEPERMNAEDPLFILYTSGSTGKPKGVLHTTAGYLLFASYTHASVFDLRDDDIYWCTADVGWVTGHSYIVYGPLANAATSLVFEGVPNYPSVSRFWEVIDKHQVTIFYTAPTAIRALMREGEAPVKKTSRASLRLLGSVGEPINPEAWRWYSDVVGDGRCPIVDTWWQTETGGILISPLPGAIEAKPGSATKPFFGVQPALVDANGTILEGAAEGNLVITDSWPGQMRSVYGDHQRFIDTYFKAYPGMYFTGDGCRRDEDGYYWITGRVDDVINVSGHRIGTAELESALVLHPKVAEAAVVGFPHDIKGQGIYAYVTLKAGEEYTEELRKELVAHVRREIGPTATPDHIQWAPGLPKTRSGKIMRRILRKIAENAPDQLGDTSTLADPSVVDALVKERYVPNA, encoded by the coding sequence ATGTCCAGTCCCGAAGAACGTCATCCGGTCCCGGCCGGTTTCGCCGGTCCCGACACCATTACCCAGGACGACTACGCGCGCGACTACGCGCGATCGGTCCAGGACCCCGAAGCCTTCTGGGGCGAGATCGCCCAGCGGCTGGACTGGTACCGGCCGCCGACCCGGATCCGCGACGTCAGCTACGACCTGTCCGACTTCCGCATCCGCTGGTTCGACGACGGCGAGCTCAATGTCAGCGTCAACTGCCTGGACCGCCACCTGGCGCGCAACGGCGACAAGACCGCGTTGATCTGGGAGCCCGACGGCCCCGACACCGAGGCCCGCCACATCAGCTACCGCGAGCTGCACGCTCGCGTGTGCCGGCTGGCCAATGCGCTGCGCAACCTCGGCATCGCCAAGGGCGACCGGGTCACGATCTACCTGCCGATGATCGTCGAGGCCGCGGTGGCGATGCTCGCCTGCGCCCGCATCGGCGCGGTGCATTCGGTGGTCTTCGGTGGCTTCTCGCCCAATTCTATCGCCGACCGCGTCGGCGACTGCGGCAGCAAGCTGATCATCACCGCCGACGAGGGCATGCGCGGCGGCAAGCGCGTGCTGCTGAAGGCAAATGTCGATGCCGCGCTCAAACTGCCCGGCGCGCAGAGCGTGGAGACCGTGCTCGTGGTCCGCCACACCGGCGGCGCCGTCGACATGCAGATGCCGCGCGACCGCTGGTACGACGCCGTCGTCGACGGGCAGCCCGACACCTGCGAGCCCGAGCGCATGAACGCGGAAGACCCGCTGTTCATCCTCTATACCTCCGGCTCGACCGGCAAGCCCAAGGGCGTGCTGCACACCACCGCCGGCTACCTGCTGTTCGCCAGCTATACGCATGCCTCGGTGTTCGACCTGCGCGACGACGACATCTACTGGTGCACCGCCGACGTGGGCTGGGTGACCGGCCACAGCTACATCGTCTACGGCCCGCTGGCGAACGCGGCGACCTCGCTGGTGTTCGAGGGCGTGCCGAACTACCCGAGCGTGTCGCGCTTCTGGGAAGTGATCGACAAGCACCAGGTCACGATCTTCTACACCGCGCCGACCGCGATCCGCGCGCTGATGCGCGAAGGCGAGGCGCCGGTCAAGAAGACCTCGCGCGCAAGCCTGCGCCTGCTGGGCAGCGTCGGCGAGCCGATCAATCCCGAGGCCTGGCGCTGGTATTCCGATGTCGTCGGCGACGGCCGCTGTCCGATCGTCGACACCTGGTGGCAGACCGAGACCGGCGGCATCCTGATCTCGCCGCTGCCCGGCGCGATCGAGGCCAAGCCCGGCTCGGCGACCAAGCCGTTCTTCGGCGTGCAGCCGGCGCTGGTCGATGCCAATGGCACGATCCTCGAAGGCGCAGCCGAGGGCAATCTCGTGATCACCGACTCGTGGCCGGGGCAGATGCGCAGCGTCTACGGCGACCACCAACGCTTCATCGACACCTACTTCAAGGCCTACCCGGGGATGTACTTCACCGGCGATGGCTGCCGGCGTGACGAGGACGGCTATTACTGGATCACTGGCCGCGTCGACGACGTCATCAACGTGTCCGGTCACCGCATCGGCACCGCGGAACTGGAAAGCGCGCTGGTGCTCCATCCCAAGGTCGCCGAGGCGGCGGTCGTCGGCTTCCCGCACGACATCAAGGGGCAGGGCATCTACGCCTACGTCACCCTCAAGGCCGGCGAGGAGTACACCGAGGAACTGCGCAAGGAACTGGTCGCGCACGTGCGCCGCGAGATCGGGCCGACCGCAACCCCGGACCACATCCAGTGGGCGCCGGGCCTGCCCAAGACCCGCTCGGGCAAGATCATGCGGCGCATCCTGCGCAAGATCGCCGAGAACGCCCCCGACCAGCTTGGCGACACCAGCACGCTGGCCGACCCCTCGGTCGTCGATGCGCTGGTCAAGGAACGCTACGTCCCCAACGCCTGA